Below is a genomic region from Brevinematales bacterium.
CCGTCGATTTTGATATAAATCTTATCGACACCAACAATCATATCCGTAGCCTGCCCGTTCAACGAGGCGATCTCGCCGACAGGCTGATTATTGGTGTGGGAGTCAAGAGTTACCACCGGTGTAACCGTATCGATCATTAAGCCCTGATGTATCTCGTTCGTCGTCCCGTTATTACCTGCAGCTGTAATAGTATATGCCGCAGAAATCAAAGAACCTTGGGGCAGCGGGAAGTCGAACCACCATGTCCCTCCGCTGATATTAGCAGTATTGGTAATAGATCCATCATTGATAAGTACCGCTGAGATGGCGGCAGGCGCGCCGATAGATACTGTCCCGCTGAGGTGAACAGTCAATCCGCCGATAAAGGCGCCGTCGTATAAATCCGCGGGGGTGGGGGTAATACAGGTAACCGCGGGAACATTGGAGCAGTAAAATCCCCGTATGTTTGTCGCCGAGTAATTACCCGCGTCGTCTACGCCATAACAGTAGAAGGTGTTCGATCCGGTAACTCCCGTAAAACTATTTGTAAAATAAGGAGTACCGTATGCCACATAGTAGTTACATGCTATATAAGAACCGGAGTTTAACTTCATGTACACCTTCCCGGCTTTCAAGGAAAAGGAGTCGTTATATTGGACAATGGCTGTAAATTTTATCGGATTGATACCGGCCGCTGATGGAGAATCGATATTAAGGCCGGGTTTTGTACAATCGTACTCGAAGGCTACTACGGATGATAAATTGGTAGTCCCGTCGCTCAGGATCAGCGCCGCAACAAGGTAATGTATTCCCTCGGAGGTTACAATGATATTGGTCGTCCAGTTGTTCGCGGGCGCGACATTTCCAAATACGCCGCTATCGACCGAAAGCAGGATTTGCGCGATACTCGAACCCTCCGCCAGAGTGACCGTACCGCTGACGACGATGTTCGATAGTTGGGAAGAACTGTTCTGCGCGGGCACGGTAATCTTGATAGAGTTTACCGGGACAGGGGGATAACTCCCGGTCTCGATAGGACCGGCGCATGAGACGAGTATTATTCCCGCGAACAGGAATAAGGATAGTGAAAGCCCTTCTTTCTTCATTACTTGAACCTCCTTAAATATTAACTTTATTTTATGTGATAAATCTGCGGATGTCAACATATGTAATAAACATAGTATTAAATTGTACAGTATTGATACCATTATTCAATGACTCCTCCGTAACGGGAACTGACCGGAAATTAGCATTACCAGCGGGTGACCGGATGCTTATAAAAGCACTAAAACGGCTAACTATTAATCACAAAATGGATAGAATGATTAACTACTATGCATATATTTCCGCTTATGATTATTTCCTGAACCGTGCTGTTTGTAATTATATATACTGTAATAATATATAATATGGATAAAATATTCTGAATGGTACAATATTTGCCGCAATCCAGCATCATAGAGAGATCGTGAAACAACTTCAGGAGGTATAGATGAAATCTGTCGACGGTAAGGTACGGGGATTCATTGCGGCTGCAATCGCGCTATTTATCCCCGCTGCGCTATTCGCGCAGGAGACGGTTCCCCCGATGAACAGCGGAGATACGGCGTGGATTCTCGTATCCGCCGCGCTGGTGCTGCTGATGACTGTGCCGGCGCTCGCCATGTTCTACGGCGGCCTGGTTAAGAAAAAGAACATCATCAATACGATGTATTTTTCTTTCGCGGCCGCCATTATTGTCAGTATTCTCTGGGTCGCGTTCCAGTACTCCGCGATATTTAACGCGAACGAGATTATCCCCGGGATATTGGGCGCGTTCGATAAGGCGTTTATGAACGGGGTGAAGACCGCCGATCAGGGTATGAGGATGCCGTGGGCAGGGGCGAATGTCACCGCCGGGGTACCCGAGAATGTGTTCTCGATGTACCAGATGACCTTCGCTATCATCACGGTCGCGCTGGTCGCGGGCGCTGTCGCGGAACGCATGCGCTTCGGGGCATGGCTATTATTTGTGATACTCTGGACACTGTTAGTATATACTCCGCTCGCGCACTGGGTATGGGGCGGCGGCTTCCTCGCGAAGATGGGCACGCTCGATTTCGCGGGAGGGCTGGTGGTGCATGTTTCCTCGGGCGTATCCGGTCTGGTCGCCGCGCTGATGATCGGGAAACGTAAATCGAAGGAAGAGACCCTGCCCGGAAATATCCCGTTCGTCGCGATCGGCGCGGGGCTGCTCTGGGTAGGATGGTTCGGGTTTAACGCGGGAAGCGCGATAGGCGCGAACGGGCTTGCCGGGAACGCGTTCATGGTCACTAATACCGCCGCGGCGGTCGGAGGACTTGCATGGTTCCTCCTCGACTGGATATTTACGAAAAAACCGACTATAATAGGTGCGGCGTCGGGACTAGTCGCGGGACTCGCGTCGATAACCCCGGCCGCGGGGTTTGTCACAGTCCCCGCCGCGATGGTGATAGGACTGGGCGGGAGTTTGCTGTGTTACTTCATGGTGGCGGTCGCAAAGAAGGCGCTGAAGTACGACGACGCTCTCGACGCGTTCGGTATCCACGGGATCAGCGGGATATGGGGCATGACCGCGACGGGTATTTTCGCGAGTTCCGTTGTCCAGCCCGCGTTCAAGGGGCTTCTCGAGGGGAATGCCGCGCAGTTGGGTATCCAGCTATTATCGGTTCTGATCGGGATTGTTCTCTCGGTGGTCGGTACGGTGATCGTTTTATTTATCGTTCGTATCTTTACGCCGTGGGCTGTGGAGGAGAAGGTTGAAGCGATTGGTCTCGACTATGCCGAGCATGGCGAAGCGGTGGAATAAATATAGCACAGGAGGTTTAGATGAAAAAAATTGAGGCGATTATCAGGCCCGAGAAGCTCGAGGCGGTGGTGGATAAACTTCAGGATTTGGGCTATCCCGGCCTGAATATTACGAATATCCAGGGCCACGGCCGCCAGAAGGGCATGAAGGAAATCTTCCGCGGGCGGGAGTACGATATAAAGTTCATCCAGAAGGTCAAGATCGAATTAGTGGTTCCCGACGATAAAGTCGAGATGATCGTCGACGCGATCATCGATATCGCGAAGACCGGGGCGATCGGCGACGGGAAAATATTCCTGTCCGATATTGCCGACGCGATCCGTGTTAGGACAAAGGAACGCGGCGATACGGCGTTATAGAAACAAGTCACTCGAAAGAATTTCCCCCTCGTTACGGAAAGGCGCGAGGGGGTTTTTATTTGCCGCGAGATCGACGTCATCTGGAAGTATAATAACTTCGCCGTGTGGCGCGGGGGGAAATAAAAAAAGCGGGGAATTTTCATCCCCGCTTTGAAACTTATTTAAAAACGTTGAGAGGGTAAACCGTCTTTTAGGCTACCAAATTTTCACCCAAGCATTCGCATCAACATAATCGTTCTTACCCAATTGTCCGTACAGGTTATCGCCCGCGGCCCAGAGCGTATTGTCTGTTTTTATTACCAGGCTGTGATTATAACCGCATGCGATTTTGCTTACGTTTGAAAGCACCAAAATCCAATTGTTCGTACTAATATTATCTCCTTTTCCGAGCTGACCATCAAAGTTATCGCCGGTAACCCAGAGCGTACCGTCGGTTTTAACAGCCATGCTGTGATAAGAACCACATGCGATTTTGCTTACGTTTGACAGCACGGGCGTCCAATTGTTTGTGTCAATAATATTCCCCGTGCCGAGTTGACCGCTCAGGTTTCTGCCGGTAGCCCAGAGCGTTCCGTCGGTCTTGAGGGCGAGACTAAAAAAACTTCCGCATGCAATTTCGCTGACACCAGAAAGTACCGATACCCAGATGTTGGTTGGATTATTATCACCTGTTCCTAAACTGCCGTATCCGTTAGCTCCCGTCCCAAAAAGGGTATTGTCGCTTCTGATATAAAAGCTAAAAGCCGATCCGCAGGCAATTTTAATCGCGTTGTCGACATTCGTGACTTTGGCCCAGATGTTGGTATTATTCTCGTGCCCCAATCCTAACTGCCCGGATTCATTAGCGCCCGTTACCCAGAGAGACCCGTCGTTATTTAGAGCTAAACTATGCCACATCCCCCCCGCAATTTTCACTACTGAAGAAATCGATGCCGTCCATACATTTGTGGTATTCGTGTTTCCCAGTCCAAGCTGGCCATACTCATTCCAGCCCGTCGTCCACAACGCTCCGCCGCTTTTGAGCAGTAAGTTGTGAGATTGCCCGCTTGCGATCATGCTGACGCCGGTCGAAACCTGAATAAACTCATTACCCTCCCCCACATAATAAGAACCATGTCCGTACTGCCCCATACCTGCGTGGCCCGTGCACCAGAGAGTTCCGTCGTTCTTTAGCGCCAAGCTATGTGAGCCTCCGCCCGCGATACTTACCGCATACGTCGGAATCACCGGGGGGGTAACGGCGGGGGTAACGGCGGGGGTACAATTTGCCAGAATCAAAGAAAATAACGCCATTCCCATAAACATTTGTACTTTAAAACTCTTCATATCGACCTCCAATTTCAGTTTCTGAAACAGCCTATAATTATTTCCAGAAAATGTCAAATATATCCGCAAATATTAAGAAATAACATATATATACACATATGTAGTTATTTATCATTCCGCATACTCATAATATATAACATTTTAGTTAAAACTAAATATATCTTGAAAAACATATGCTTATTCCCGGATTTACCATTCGATATGATGCGGAATGCGGGTTCGGGGAGATCGACGTCGTGTGAAAATTTTATAATTTCGCCGTGTTCCGCGGCGGGAAATAAAAAAAGCGGGGAATTTCTCCCCGCTGATATTCCTCATTTAAAGACGATTTCCTTTTCGTCCGTATCCGCATGGATCGTACTGCCCTCGGCGTAATTCCCCGCGAGCATCGCGACCGCGAGCTTGTCGAGTATCTCGCGCTGGATCACCCGCTTGAGCGGCCTCGCCCCGAAATGCGGGTCGTAACCGTTCTTCGCGAGCCACGCCTTCGCCTTGGGGGTGACGTCGAGCTTCAGCTTTTTCGCATCGAGACGCTTCGCCACCTCCGCGAGACGGATATCCACTATTTTCAGGATATCGTCCGCCGACAGCGCGCGGAATGTGATAATCTCGTCGATACGGTTCAGGAACTCCGGGCGGAACTGCGCCTTGAGCACGTCCATAATCTTCCCGCGCAGGCGGTCGTCGTTCTCCTCGTCCCATTCGTGGATAATGTTCGATCCGGCATTGGATGTCATAATGATGATGGTATTCGTAAAGTTCACGACGCGCCCCTGCCCGTCGGTAAGACGCCCGTCGTCGAGTA
It encodes:
- a CDS encoding ammonium transporter codes for the protein MKSVDGKVRGFIAAAIALFIPAALFAQETVPPMNSGDTAWILVSAALVLLMTVPALAMFYGGLVKKKNIINTMYFSFAAAIIVSILWVAFQYSAIFNANEIIPGILGAFDKAFMNGVKTADQGMRMPWAGANVTAGVPENVFSMYQMTFAIITVALVAGAVAERMRFGAWLLFVILWTLLVYTPLAHWVWGGGFLAKMGTLDFAGGLVVHVSSGVSGLVAALMIGKRKSKEETLPGNIPFVAIGAGLLWVGWFGFNAGSAIGANGLAGNAFMVTNTAAAVGGLAWFLLDWIFTKKPTIIGAASGLVAGLASITPAAGFVTVPAAMVIGLGGSLLCYFMVAVAKKALKYDDALDAFGIHGISGIWGMTATGIFASSVVQPAFKGLLEGNAAQLGIQLLSVLIGIVLSVVGTVIVLFIVRIFTPWAVEEKVEAIGLDYAEHGEAVE
- a CDS encoding P-II family nitrogen regulator, encoding MKKIEAIIRPEKLEAVVDKLQDLGYPGLNITNIQGHGRQKGMKEIFRGREYDIKFIQKVKIELVVPDDKVEMIVDAIIDIAKTGAIGDGKIFLSDIADAIRVRTKERGDTAL